From Longimicrobium sp., one genomic window encodes:
- a CDS encoding tail fiber domain-containing protein, with protein sequence MHRILTRSIPMAAAALVAALPAAAQVADSAFAVNYSGSSLMRVNVDGGASWRGTYDGTTTPGVAPVEGAGARMMWYPQKAAFRAGYVSGTFWDEANIGFWSFAAGDDARAQGSYSVALGLRPWAFAQASFAAGEDVSATGASSVALGYHAHTNARLGSFVFSDRSSVDTLRAGVNHSANWRVSGGFRIFTSSNLSTGVTIQSGASVSNWGQSNAVISTSTGAYLGTDGVWHDVSDVNRKHLFADVSGEDVLSRLRTLPVRSWSYRVDPDYVRHIGPTAQDFRAAFGLGSDSTTIAPIDEGGVALAGIQALDARTTSQLTRIEALERDNAALRNENAELRARLERIEALLQAQAAKP encoded by the coding sequence ATGCATCGCATCCTGACCCGCAGCATTCCGATGGCCGCGGCGGCACTGGTCGCCGCGCTCCCCGCCGCGGCGCAGGTCGCCGACTCGGCGTTCGCCGTCAACTACTCCGGCAGCAGCCTGATGCGCGTGAACGTCGACGGGGGCGCTTCGTGGAGGGGGACCTACGACGGCACCACCACCCCCGGCGTGGCGCCGGTGGAGGGCGCCGGCGCACGGATGATGTGGTATCCGCAGAAGGCCGCCTTCCGCGCCGGGTACGTCAGCGGCACCTTCTGGGACGAGGCGAACATCGGCTTCTGGTCGTTCGCCGCCGGAGACGACGCCAGGGCCCAGGGGAGCTACTCCGTGGCGCTGGGGCTGCGGCCCTGGGCGTTCGCGCAGGCGTCGTTCGCGGCGGGCGAGGACGTGAGCGCGACCGGCGCGTCGTCGGTGGCGCTGGGCTACCACGCGCACACCAACGCGCGGTTGGGCTCGTTCGTGTTCAGCGACCGCTCGTCGGTCGACACGCTGCGCGCGGGGGTGAACCACTCGGCCAACTGGCGCGTGTCGGGCGGGTTCCGGATCTTCACCTCGAGCAACCTGAGCACCGGCGTCACCATCCAGTCAGGCGCGTCGGTCAGCAACTGGGGGCAGTCGAACGCGGTGATCAGCACCAGCACCGGCGCGTACCTGGGCACGGACGGCGTCTGGCACGATGTCTCGGACGTCAACCGCAAGCACCTGTTCGCCGACGTCTCGGGCGAGGACGTGCTGTCGCGGCTGCGGACGCTACCGGTCCGGAGTTGGAGCTACCGCGTAGACCCCGACTACGTGCGGCACATCGGCCCCACCGCGCAGGACTTCCGCGCCGCGTTCGGGCTGGGCTCGGACTCCACCACCATCGCGCCGATCGACGAAGGCGGCGTGGCGCTGGCCGGCATCCAGGCGCTGGACGCGCGCACCACGTCGCAGCTGACCCGCATCGAGGCGCTGGAGCGCGACAACGCCGCGCTGCGCAACGAGAACGCGGAGCTGCGCGCGCGGCTGGAGCGTATCGAGGCCCTGCTGCAGGCGCAGGCCGCGAAGCCCTGA
- a CDS encoding MFS transporter, whose product MPGARGRRRAGGRLSVDAAAGTRLARGLGLDRNTGAVAAAVFLMGLGEQLWKRFVPKYLEAMGAPVLAIGGYGAAGDFLDGVYQYPGGWIADRWGRRRALTLFVALAGAGYAVYALAPSWPWLFAGLALSAAWASMASPALFAAIGDSLPRGRRAVGFAVQSLLRRVPIAVAPALGGLAIAAYGVRGGVRAGLAVSLALALATLAVVSRVRIPVAADAAPVRMADVWRRLPAALRWLLVSDVFVRTCEGMVEVFLVLYATNVVGISAPRYGLLVTVEMAAAILCYLPAARMAERTGQKPFVIATFLMFSLFPLAVVLSRSWAALALAFVVGGLREVGEPSRKALIVDLAEPGLRARTVGLYYLVRSVAITPASLVGGLLWRVSPQLPFAVACGIGLAGTAVFAATVHERHLRDQ is encoded by the coding sequence GTGCCAGGAGCGCGTGGCCGCCGCCGCGCCGGCGGCCGCCTGAGCGTGGACGCCGCGGCGGGAACGAGGCTCGCGCGCGGGCTGGGGCTGGACCGCAACACCGGCGCGGTGGCCGCGGCGGTGTTCCTGATGGGGCTGGGCGAGCAGCTGTGGAAGCGCTTCGTGCCCAAGTACCTGGAGGCGATGGGCGCGCCGGTGCTGGCCATCGGCGGCTACGGCGCGGCGGGCGACTTCCTGGACGGCGTCTACCAGTATCCCGGCGGGTGGATCGCGGACCGGTGGGGGCGCCGCCGCGCGCTCACGCTCTTCGTCGCCCTGGCCGGGGCGGGGTACGCGGTGTACGCGCTGGCGCCGTCGTGGCCGTGGCTGTTCGCCGGGCTGGCGCTGTCGGCCGCGTGGGCGAGCATGGCCAGCCCCGCGCTCTTCGCCGCCATCGGCGACTCGCTCCCGCGCGGCCGCCGCGCCGTGGGCTTCGCCGTGCAGTCGCTTCTCCGGCGCGTGCCCATCGCCGTGGCCCCCGCGCTGGGGGGACTGGCGATCGCGGCGTACGGCGTCCGCGGCGGCGTGCGCGCGGGCCTCGCCGTCTCCCTGGCGCTGGCGCTGGCGACGCTCGCGGTGGTGTCGCGCGTGCGCATCCCCGTCGCGGCGGACGCGGCGCCGGTGCGGATGGCGGACGTGTGGCGCCGGCTGCCCGCCGCGCTGCGCTGGCTGCTGGTCTCCGACGTGTTCGTGCGCACCTGCGAGGGGATGGTGGAGGTCTTCCTCGTCCTCTACGCCACCAACGTCGTCGGCATCTCCGCGCCGCGGTACGGGCTGCTGGTGACGGTGGAGATGGCGGCGGCGATCCTCTGCTATCTCCCCGCCGCGCGGATGGCGGAGCGGACGGGGCAGAAGCCGTTCGTCATCGCCACCTTCCTGATGTTCTCCCTCTTCCCGCTGGCCGTCGTGCTGTCGCGGAGCTGGGCCGCGCTGGCGCTGGCGTTCGTGGTCGGCGGGCTGCGCGAGGTGGGCGAGCCGTCGCGCAAGGCGCTGATCGTGGACCTGGCCGAGCCGGGGCTCCGCGCGCGGACGGTGGGGCTGTACTACCTCGTCCGCAGCGTGGCCATCACCCCCGCGTCGCTGGTCGGCGGGCTGCTCTGGCGCGTGAGCCCGCAGCTGCCGTTCGCCGTGGCCTGCGGCATCGGCCTGGCCGGCACCGCCGTCTTCGCCGCGACCGTCCACGAGCGCCATCTCCGCGACCAATAG
- a CDS encoding chromate resistance protein ChrB domain-containing protein, with protein sequence MRWVTRRNANVDRIACPWLIRRFVDPDAEFLYVPPGTVPSSIPDAIPYDMPGVELGHVDGRCSFESILMRYGLDAPALRLLGEIVHGADIPAELPSAPPEAYGLRAIAYGFATLHGDDDHGKIALESPMYDALYAWCQERVAAAAPAAA encoded by the coding sequence ATGCGCTGGGTCACCCGCCGAAACGCGAACGTGGACCGGATCGCCTGCCCGTGGCTGATCCGCCGCTTCGTGGATCCCGACGCCGAGTTCCTGTACGTGCCGCCGGGCACCGTTCCGTCGTCCATTCCCGACGCCATCCCGTACGACATGCCGGGCGTGGAGCTGGGGCACGTGGACGGGCGGTGCAGCTTCGAGTCGATCCTGATGAGGTACGGCCTCGACGCCCCCGCGCTGCGGCTGCTGGGCGAGATCGTGCACGGCGCCGACATCCCCGCCGAGCTGCCGTCGGCGCCGCCGGAGGCGTACGGACTGCGCGCCATCGCCTACGGCTTCGCCACGCTGCACGGCGATGACGACCACGGGAAGATCGCGCTGGAGTCGCCGATGTACGACGCGCTGTACGCCTGGTGCCAGGAGCGCGTGGCCGCCGCCGCGCCGGCGGCCGCCTGA
- a CDS encoding tail fiber domain-containing protein — protein sequence MSTNSAGSYDLTNNNGFVAVGSFGSGNIPVDGAGTRLMWYPQKAAFRAGSISGTQWDDANIGLYSVAMGQDVRALGDYSLAGGARAVAANTGTFAFGEDVTATGANSVVLGYHASSSTSAGSPRQGTFVFGDRSTATNVNPLANNTATWRVSGGFYIYTSSTLTTGVNVTAGGGSWNTVSDRNRKQNFLAVDGEDLLARLRNVPVTTWNYIAEGRQVRHMGPMAQDWHQAFGFSADSLTINTGDIDGVNLAAVKALEARTAAQQARIDALETENAELRRRLDRIEAMVAAPRR from the coding sequence GTGTCCACCAACTCGGCCGGCTCGTACGACCTGACCAACAACAACGGCTTCGTCGCCGTAGGCAGCTTCGGCTCCGGCAACATTCCGGTCGACGGCGCGGGGACGCGGTTGATGTGGTATCCGCAGAAGGCGGCGTTCCGCGCAGGGTCGATCAGCGGCACGCAGTGGGACGACGCGAACATCGGCCTCTATTCCGTGGCCATGGGACAGGACGTCCGCGCGCTGGGCGACTACTCGCTCGCGGGAGGTGCCCGGGCCGTGGCGGCGAACACCGGCACCTTCGCCTTCGGCGAAGACGTGACCGCCACCGGCGCCAACTCGGTCGTGCTGGGCTACCACGCCAGCAGCAGCACCAGCGCCGGAAGCCCGCGCCAGGGCACGTTCGTGTTCGGCGACCGCTCCACCGCCACCAACGTGAATCCCCTCGCGAACAACACCGCTACCTGGCGCGTGTCGGGCGGCTTCTACATCTACACCTCCAGCACGCTGACCACCGGCGTGAACGTGACGGCCGGGGGCGGCAGCTGGAACACGGTGTCGGACCGCAACCGCAAGCAGAACTTCCTGGCAGTCGACGGAGAGGACCTGCTGGCGCGGCTGCGCAACGTGCCGGTAACGACCTGGAACTACATCGCCGAGGGGCGGCAGGTGCGGCACATGGGCCCCATGGCGCAGGACTGGCACCAGGCGTTCGGCTTCAGCGCCGATTCGCTCACCATCAACACGGGTGACATCGACGGCGTGAACCTGGCCGCGGTGAAGGCGCTGGAGGCCCGCACCGCCGCCCAGCAGGCCCGCATCGACGCACTGGAGACGGAGAACGCCGAGCTCCGCCGCCGCCTGGACCGCATCGAGGCGATGGTTGCCGCCCCGCGCCGGTAA
- a CDS encoding polymer-forming cytoskeletal protein, whose translation MTFRPTALAAAALLALLARPLAAQEITISGDDHSPAAQLAREILARGNYLRFDRDTVLPATFRAPGDVVVYDADVRLEGTIDGSVAVIGGDFFIRPRAVIRGDIANLGGGVYTSALATTGRILETTPGAQVAIAGDSAVEDTSAYAARIIPPPQPAMFGFSLRPLPTYDRVNGLTLTLPLRVLLARNDSGPRIDAWAAYRFENPDRAGGGVRVTVPLGFQNVRASLEGSRATRTNDAWQRADLSNSLSVLISGRDYRDYWDADVLRLTVFRPVGKPLIAGESWLNPIAGLQWSSDRSLRAKEVFSVWESLDEGRPNPPVLEGHILSAFAGAEVRIVGRLSQLFAGAQVERSFPGSSDADFTQLVGQATYTATTFRTHTLSVYLRGAMTIESDAPPQRYQILGGPATIPTLAVGEYRGDHLAFVDARYGIPLPLQVPFVGAPSLQAAYVAGAAWTGTHAPPWTQNIGAGLAFRFATLLLYADPTRGLDKSRLVFTLAIPQL comes from the coding sequence ATGACCTTCCGCCCGACCGCGCTGGCCGCGGCCGCGCTCCTGGCGCTGCTCGCGCGCCCGCTGGCCGCGCAGGAGATCACCATCTCCGGCGACGACCACTCGCCCGCCGCGCAGCTCGCGCGCGAGATCCTGGCGCGCGGCAACTACCTCCGCTTCGACCGCGACACCGTCCTCCCCGCCACCTTCCGCGCCCCGGGCGACGTGGTGGTCTACGACGCCGACGTGCGGCTGGAGGGGACGATCGACGGCAGCGTGGCGGTGATCGGCGGCGACTTCTTCATCCGCCCGCGCGCGGTGATCCGCGGCGACATCGCGAACCTGGGCGGCGGCGTGTACACCTCCGCGCTGGCCACGACGGGACGGATCCTGGAGACGACGCCGGGCGCGCAGGTCGCCATCGCCGGCGACAGCGCGGTGGAGGACACGTCGGCCTACGCCGCGCGCATCATCCCGCCGCCGCAGCCGGCGATGTTCGGCTTCTCGCTGCGCCCGCTGCCGACGTACGACCGGGTGAACGGGCTCACGCTCACTCTGCCGCTGCGCGTGCTCCTCGCCCGCAACGACAGCGGGCCGCGCATCGACGCGTGGGCGGCGTACCGCTTCGAGAACCCGGACCGCGCGGGCGGCGGCGTGCGGGTCACCGTCCCGCTCGGCTTCCAGAACGTGCGCGCGTCGCTCGAGGGGTCGCGCGCGACGCGGACCAACGACGCGTGGCAGCGCGCCGACCTCTCCAACTCGCTGTCGGTGCTGATCTCCGGGCGCGACTACCGCGACTACTGGGACGCCGACGTGCTGCGGCTGACGGTGTTCCGACCCGTCGGCAAGCCGCTCATCGCGGGGGAGAGCTGGCTGAACCCCATCGCCGGCTTGCAGTGGAGCAGCGACCGCTCGCTGCGCGCGAAGGAGGTGTTCTCGGTCTGGGAGTCGCTCGACGAGGGCCGCCCGAACCCGCCGGTGCTGGAGGGGCACATCCTCTCCGCCTTCGCGGGCGCGGAGGTGCGGATCGTGGGGCGCCTGTCGCAGCTGTTCGCCGGCGCGCAGGTGGAGCGGTCGTTCCCCGGCTCGTCGGACGCGGACTTCACGCAGCTGGTGGGGCAGGCGACGTACACGGCGACGACGTTCCGCACGCACACGCTGAGCGTCTACCTGCGCGGGGCGATGACGATCGAGTCGGACGCGCCGCCGCAGCGCTACCAGATCCTCGGCGGCCCGGCGACCATCCCCACGCTGGCGGTGGGCGAGTATCGCGGCGACCACCTGGCGTTCGTGGACGCGCGCTACGGGATCCCCCTGCCGCTGCAGGTGCCGTTCGTCGGCGCGCCGAGCCTGCAGGCGGCGTACGTGGCGGGCGCGGCGTGGACCGGCACCCACGCGCCGCCGTGGACGCAGAACATCGGCGCGGGGCTGGCCTTCCGCTTCGCCACGCTGCTGCTGTACGCCGATCCCACGCGCGGGCTCGACAAGTCGCGGCTGGTGTTCACGCTCGCGATCCCGCAGCTGTGA
- a CDS encoding aminodeoxychorismate/anthranilate synthase component II has protein sequence MILVIDNYDSFTWNLVQYLGELGAEMEVRRNDELSVDEIERMAPERIVISPGPCTPNEAGVSVDVIRRLGPTTPILGVCLGHQSIGAAYGGDVVRADRVMHGKTSPIRHTGAGIFAGVPSPLTVARYHSLVIEPTTLPAELEAVAWTDEPGFETEIQAVRHREHPVWGVQFHPESIASEAGKDILRNFLEL, from the coding sequence ATGATCCTGGTGATCGATAACTACGATTCCTTCACGTGGAATCTCGTGCAGTACCTGGGCGAGCTCGGGGCGGAGATGGAGGTGCGCCGCAACGATGAGCTTTCCGTGGACGAGATCGAGCGGATGGCGCCGGAGCGGATCGTGATCTCCCCCGGGCCGTGCACGCCCAACGAGGCGGGCGTCTCCGTCGACGTCATCCGCCGGCTGGGACCGACGACGCCGATCCTGGGCGTGTGCCTGGGTCACCAGTCCATCGGCGCCGCGTACGGCGGCGACGTGGTGCGCGCCGACCGGGTGATGCACGGCAAGACCTCGCCCATCCGCCACACCGGCGCGGGGATCTTCGCGGGGGTGCCGAGCCCGCTCACCGTGGCGCGCTACCACTCTCTGGTGATCGAGCCGACGACGCTGCCGGCCGAGCTCGAGGCGGTGGCGTGGACCGACGAGCCGGGGTTCGAGACCGAGATCCAGGCCGTGCGGCACCGCGAGCACCCGGTGTGGGGCGTGCAGTTCCACCCCGAGTCCATCGCCAGCGAGGCGGGGAAGGACATCCTGCGCAACTTCCTGGAGCTGTGA